From the Oryza glaberrima chromosome 5, OglaRS2, whole genome shotgun sequence genome, one window contains:
- the LOC127773898 gene encoding MADS-box transcription factor 4 isoform X2 yields MGRGKIEIKRIENSTNRQVTFSKRRAGILKKAREIGVLCDAEVGVVIFSSAGKLSDYCTPKTTLSRILEKYQTNSGKILWDEKHKSLSAEIDRVKKENDNMQIELRHMKGEDLNSLQPKELIAIEEALNNGQANLRDKMMDHWRMHKRNEKMLEDEHKMLAFRHQQEVELRGGIRELELGYHHDDRDFAASMPFTFRVQPSHPNLQQEK; encoded by the exons ATGGGGCGCGGCAAGATCGAGATCAAGAGGATCGAGAACTCGACGAACCGGCAGGTGACGTTCTCGAAGCGCCGCGCCGGGATACTCAAGAAGGCCCGCGAGATCGGCGTGCTCTGCGACGCCGAGGTCGGCGTCGTCATCTTCTCCAGCGCCGGCAAGCTCTCCGACTACTGCACGCCCAAGACCAC GCTGTCAAGGATCTTGGAGAAGTACCAGACCAACTCCGGGAAGATACTCTGGGATGAGAAGCACAAG AGCCTCAGCGCAGAGATCGATCGTGTCAAGAAGGAGAACGACAACATGCAGATCGAGCTCAG GCATATGAAAGGGGAGGATCTGAACTCCCTGCAGCCCAAGGAGCTGATCGCGATCGAGGAGGCGCTCAACAACGGCCAGGCCAATCTGCGGGACAAGATG ATGGACCACTGGAGGATGCATAAAAGGAAT GAGAAGATGCTGGAGGACGAGCACAAGATGTTGGCTTTTAGG CACCAGCAGGAGGTCGAGCTGAGGGGCGGCATAAGGGAGCTGGAGCTCGGCTACCACCACGACGACAGGGACTTCGCGGCCTCGATGCCGTTCACCTTCAGGGTGCAGCCCAGCCACCCCAACCTCCAGCAGGAGAAGTAG
- the LOC127773898 gene encoding MADS-box transcription factor 4 isoform X1 has protein sequence MGRGKIEIKRIENSTNRQVTFSKRRAGILKKAREIGVLCDAEVGVVIFSSAGKLSDYCTPKTTLSRILEKYQTNSGKILWDEKHKSLSAEIDRVKKENDNMQIELRHMKGEDLNSLQPKELIAIEEALNNGQANLRDKMMDHWRMHKRNEKMLEDEHKMLAFRVHQQEVELRGGIRELELGYHHDDRDFAASMPFTFRVQPSHPNLQQEK, from the exons ATGGGGCGCGGCAAGATCGAGATCAAGAGGATCGAGAACTCGACGAACCGGCAGGTGACGTTCTCGAAGCGCCGCGCCGGGATACTCAAGAAGGCCCGCGAGATCGGCGTGCTCTGCGACGCCGAGGTCGGCGTCGTCATCTTCTCCAGCGCCGGCAAGCTCTCCGACTACTGCACGCCCAAGACCAC GCTGTCAAGGATCTTGGAGAAGTACCAGACCAACTCCGGGAAGATACTCTGGGATGAGAAGCACAAG AGCCTCAGCGCAGAGATCGATCGTGTCAAGAAGGAGAACGACAACATGCAGATCGAGCTCAG GCATATGAAAGGGGAGGATCTGAACTCCCTGCAGCCCAAGGAGCTGATCGCGATCGAGGAGGCGCTCAACAACGGCCAGGCCAATCTGCGGGACAAGATG ATGGACCACTGGAGGATGCATAAAAGGAAT GAGAAGATGCTGGAGGACGAGCACAAGATGTTGGCTTTTAGGGTG CACCAGCAGGAGGTCGAGCTGAGGGGCGGCATAAGGGAGCTGGAGCTCGGCTACCACCACGACGACAGGGACTTCGCGGCCTCGATGCCGTTCACCTTCAGGGTGCAGCCCAGCCACCCCAACCTCCAGCAGGAGAAGTAG
- the LOC127773897 gene encoding probable receptor-like protein kinase At1g11050 — protein sequence MPSLALLRAVAMALLLLLARSMEGVDGAGGGGNATCPLDLSYVTTFPWDADLCAGGAGNMTRCCNTLLSVLAIGLAEQVRATGHFRIPSVGESAACLKDYGAKLSAAPLSLPGASLVQTCFPSPEQFVSSPSFCAGVTTAAEYRAVVGNDSVAALDSACGDLSSTPHCLRCLDAGIAATSRLKAAANISANATTDGAATTRNCFYLTVTYAAGISNVAGPTNPPTAACTLGLALSTPPAAPPKSHDTVIYATAIPVAFLLLASLLAFLVWRRHDKKKKKKKIHEISKEGSAERRSHPRPNTGSILYDIAELSKATDAFADRNLVGRGGFGAVYRGVLADGSVVAVKKMLDPDVEGGDEEFTNEVEIISHLRHRNLVPLRGCCIVDDDAEEGKQKFLVYDFMPNGALEDFIFRDGKRPALTWAQRRSIIMDVAKGLEYLHYGVKPAIYHRDIKATNILLDGDMRARVADFGLARRSREGQSHLTTRVAGTHGYLAPEYALYGQLTEKSDVYSFGVLVLEVLSARRVLDMSAPSGPVLITDWAWAHVKAGQAREVLDGALSTADSPRGGAMERFVLVGILCAHVMVALRPTITEAVKMLEGDMDIPELPDRPLPYGHSAMFSEAGSNFSASPAFSGPFIDNGDMLR from the coding sequence ATGCCGAGCCTGGCGCTGCTCAGGGCGGTCGCcatggcgctgctgctgctgctcgcccgCTCGATGGAGGGGGTGGATGGGGCGGGCGGGGGTGGGAACGCGACGTGCCCGCTCGATCTGAGCTACGTGACGACGTTCCCGTGGGACGCCGACCTGTGCGCCGGCGGGGCGGGGAACATGACGAGGTGCTGCAATACGCTGCTGTCCGTGCTCGCCATCGGCCTCGCGGAGCAGGTCCGCGCCACGGGCCACTTCCGCATCCCGTCGGTGGGGGAGTCCGCGGCCTGCCTCAAGGACTACGGGGCGAAGctgtcggcggcgccgctctcCCTCCCGGGAGCGTCCCTCGTGCAGACCTGCTTCCCTTCGCCGGAGCAGTTCGTCTCCTCGCCGTCCTTCTGCGCCGGCGTCACCACCGCCGCGGAGTACAGGGCGGTCGTCGGGAACGACTCCGTGGCCGCGTTGGACTCCGCGTGCGGCGACCTCTCCTCGACGCCGCACTGCCTCCGCTGCCTCGACGCGGgcatcgccgccacctcccgcctcAAAGCCGCCGCCAACATCTCCGCCAACGCCACCACCGACGGCGCCGCGACGACGCGCAACTGCTTCTACCTCACCGTCACGTACGCCGCCGGCATCTCCAACGTCGCCGGCCCCACCAACCCACCTACCGCCGCCTGCACCCTCGGCCTCGCCCTCTCCACCcctcccgccgcgccgcccaaaTCCCACGACACGGTCATCTACGCCACCGCCATCCCCGTCGCATTCCTCCTGCTCGCCTCGCTCCTCGCGTTCTTGGTCTGGAGGAGGCatgacaagaagaagaagaagaagaagatccacGAGATCTCCAAGGAGGGATCGGCGGAGCGGCGGTCGCATCCGCGGCCGAACACGGGCTCCATCCTGTACGACATTGCCGAGCTCTCCAAGGCGACGGACGCCTTCGCCGACCGCAAcctcgtcggccgcggcggGTTCGGCGCCGTCTACCGCGGCGTGCTCGCGGACGGGTCCGTGGTCGCGGTGAAGAAGATGCTCGACCCGGACGtggagggcggcgacgaggagttcACCAACGAGGTGGAGATCATCagccacctccgccaccgcaaCCTGGTGCCGCTCCGCGGCTGCTgcatcgtcgacgacgacgccgaggaAGGGAAGCAGAAGTTCCTCGTCTACGACTTCATGCCCAACGGCGCGCTCGAGGACTTCATCTTCCGGGACGGCAAGCGGCCGGCGCTGACATGGGCGCAGCGGCGGAGCATAATCATGGACGTGGCGAAGGGGCTGGAGTACCTGCACTACGGCGTGAAGCCGGCGATCTACCACAGGGACATCAAGGCGACCAACATCCTGCTCGACGGCGACATGCGCGCGCGGGTGGCGGACTTCGGGCTGGCGAGGCGGAGCCGGGAGGGGCAGTCCCACCTCACGACGCGCGTCGCCGGCACGCACGGCTACCTGGCGCCGGAATACGCGCTGTACGGGCAGCTGACGGAGaagagcgacgtgtacagcttcggcgtgcTGGTGCTCGAGGTGCTGAGCGCGCGGCGCGTCCTGGACATGTCGGCGCCGTCGGGCCCCGTGCTGATCACCGACTGGGCGTGGGCGCACGTCAAGGCCGGGCAGGCGAGGGAGGTGCTCGACGGCGCGCTGTCGACGGCGGACAGCCCCCGGGGCGGCGCCATGGAGAGGTTCGTGCTCGTCGGGATCCTGTGCGCGCACGTCATGGTGGCGCTCCGGCCGACCATCACCGAGGCGGTGAAGATGCTGGAGGGGGACATGGACATCCCGGAGCTGCCGGACCGGCCGCTGCCGTACGGGCACAGCGCCATGTTCAGCGAGGCCGGGAGCAACTTCAGCGCCTCGCCGGCGTTCAGTGGCCCGTTCATCGACAATGGCGACATGCTCAGGTGA